In one window of Pseudoalteromonas espejiana DSM 9414 DNA:
- a CDS encoding CC0125/CC1285 family lipoprotein translates to MKTSILIISILLMAGCASKPDYRAANNGSQGYSEQKISDDQYRVEFKSVSNNVADAGDYALLRAAELTQAQGYDWFVVTNKETFVESKSQAPTSSISASQSQQYERSCGLLTCETRTRPTSSVGVQVSNNDKRKEVHTLIDIKMGKGIKPSENSFSAQDLIENLSKKAQK, encoded by the coding sequence ATGAAAACATCTATTTTAATTATCAGTATTTTACTTATGGCGGGTTGTGCATCTAAACCTGATTACCGAGCCGCGAATAATGGCTCACAAGGTTACAGCGAGCAAAAAATTAGCGATGATCAATACCGAGTAGAGTTTAAAAGTGTGTCAAACAATGTAGCCGATGCCGGTGATTATGCATTATTACGCGCAGCTGAGCTTACCCAAGCGCAAGGCTACGACTGGTTTGTTGTAACTAACAAAGAAACCTTTGTTGAGTCTAAATCGCAAGCCCCCACGTCATCTATTAGTGCATCACAAAGCCAGCAATATGAGCGAAGCTGCGGTTTATTAACTTGCGAAACACGCACACGCCCAACAAGCAGCGTAGGCGTACAGGTAAGCAATAATGATAAACGCAAAGAAGTGCACACCCTGATTGATATTAAAATGGGCAAAGGTATAAAACCAAGCGAGAACAGCTTTAGCGCCCAAGACTTAATTGAAAACTTAAGCAAAAAAGCACAAAAGTAA
- a CDS encoding surface lipoprotein assembly modifier → MKAVITATLCVFSAQAVLAQTNHVKTPEQTKPFKSSFELNAGAEVGVLSNSALSVQELDDISSQSDSGIKTAAGVNAKWQLTKSAKLTSSYKFEQQDYDEFDQYDLDLHQYGLDGSYSFNSHEVGVRYDGAKANVDGDTFLHFNQVSAYYGHFLNPHTYLRMSIKTKAKRFATAKARNADGVGADVALYHFINSGQTMLMASLSADKENADDNQYDFNGYGFTTKVTHKFTAFNVANKVGAGWRYQNKDYDEQTTDDFFEQIPSRDEHRNVVNAFYNVAVFEHVTLIAEAEYGDYQSKLSSNTYTQSVLSASVKVHF, encoded by the coding sequence ATGAAAGCAGTTATAACCGCCACATTGTGTGTTTTTAGTGCCCAAGCGGTGCTTGCACAAACTAACCACGTTAAAACACCTGAGCAAACTAAACCCTTTAAAAGTAGCTTTGAGCTAAATGCAGGTGCAGAAGTTGGGGTATTAAGTAACTCGGCGCTCTCTGTTCAGGAGCTTGACGATATTTCGTCGCAAAGCGACAGCGGCATAAAAACCGCAGCAGGTGTTAATGCAAAATGGCAATTAACCAAAAGCGCCAAATTAACCTCAAGCTATAAGTTTGAACAACAAGACTACGATGAGTTTGATCAATACGATTTAGACCTTCATCAATATGGTTTAGATGGCAGCTATAGCTTTAATAGTCATGAGGTAGGGGTTCGTTACGATGGTGCAAAAGCAAATGTAGATGGCGATACATTTTTACATTTTAATCAAGTCAGTGCTTATTATGGCCATTTTTTAAACCCGCATACGTATTTGCGTATGAGCATAAAAACCAAAGCTAAACGTTTTGCTACTGCAAAAGCACGTAATGCCGACGGCGTAGGTGCCGATGTAGCGCTTTATCATTTTATAAATAGTGGCCAAACCATGCTAATGGCATCGCTAAGTGCCGATAAAGAAAACGCCGACGACAACCAATACGACTTTAACGGCTATGGTTTTACTACTAAAGTTACGCACAAATTTACGGCCTTTAATGTAGCGAATAAAGTGGGCGCAGGCTGGCGTTATCAAAATAAAGATTACGATGAGCAAACAACGGATGATTTTTTTGAGCAAATACCGTCGCGAGATGAGCACAGAAATGTAGTTAATGCGTTTTATAACGTAGCTGTATTTGAGCACGTAACACTAATAGCCGAGGCTGAATATGGCGATTACCAATCAAAGCTTAGTAGCAATACCTATACGCAATCGGTTTTATCGGCGTCAGTTAAAGTGCACTTTTAG
- a CDS encoding RNA polymerase sigma factor produces the protein MNETLKTLLPMLRRFAYSLTGSKADADDVVQITIEKLLVKGIPDDVEPAKWAFKICRNVWIDEYRSRKVRQNTAQADILPEPITSNEHQTLENKQMLKNVNTALGQLPEEQRAIVSLVAVQGMAYKEVAHTLDIPIGSVMSKLSRARSTLYNLIKPDFKKEQV, from the coding sequence ATGAACGAAACATTAAAAACCTTATTGCCCATGCTTAGGCGTTTTGCCTATTCGCTAACGGGTAGTAAAGCAGATGCAGACGATGTAGTGCAAATAACAATTGAAAAACTATTAGTAAAAGGCATTCCAGATGACGTTGAACCTGCTAAATGGGCATTTAAAATTTGCCGCAATGTGTGGATAGACGAATACCGCTCACGCAAGGTAAGGCAAAATACGGCTCAGGCCGATATATTACCAGAGCCAATTACAAGTAATGAGCACCAAACACTCGAAAATAAACAAATGCTTAAAAATGTAAATACAGCACTTGGGCAATTACCCGAAGAGCAACGCGCCATAGTATCGCTGGTGGCAGTGCAGGGCATGGCCTATAAAGAAGTCGCACATACGCTAGATATACCTATAGGCAGTGTAATGAGTAAATTATCGCGAGCACGCAGTACACTTTATAACTTAATAAAACCCGACTTTAAAAAGGAGCAGGTATGA
- a CDS encoding S8 family serine peptidase, with protein MNMKKVRVKHIIAASLCIFSATSSANIIRVDQVLGQLNPIEQRIEQTIERAQRLPLPVPVPQISIDELKAQISEPISNLPNVLNININSQNTAFVEVELENGFRAIERQWLLMANSQQINTLKQQNITIVSVKNYNALNMSLVRFNAPQGVNSKSELLKALNLDESAILDRNHIYQAQTGEPTIKVAQNKPIAPYCTQSVKIGMIDSAINTKHSAFKGASIITQSFLPQGLSSPNLHGTAIAGLITGKGAKLSPLLSSAKLYSAEVFYRQSEYAQGATLFAIVEALNWLVSNKIPVINMSLTGPNNTVLEASITAAIKQNVLIVAAAGNQGPASQPLYPGAYKSVIAVSAIDSKSQIYRWSNKGDYIDFTAFGVNVVTSQGNGKFGRESGTSMAAPHVSAALSCLLLKHGNNRTKALNELTSLAKDLGEQGKDTTFGYGAIYPPKSAL; from the coding sequence ATGAACATGAAAAAAGTCCGCGTTAAACACATAATAGCCGCCTCGCTTTGCATATTTAGCGCAACGAGCTCAGCCAATATAATAAGAGTCGATCAGGTGCTTGGGCAGCTAAACCCAATAGAGCAACGTATTGAACAAACTATAGAGCGTGCACAGCGCCTGCCGCTTCCGGTGCCTGTTCCACAAATATCGATTGACGAACTAAAAGCGCAAATAAGTGAGCCAATTAGCAACTTACCTAATGTGCTTAACATTAATATAAATAGCCAAAACACCGCATTTGTTGAAGTAGAGCTAGAAAACGGCTTTAGAGCAATAGAGCGCCAATGGTTATTAATGGCAAATAGCCAACAAATTAATACCCTAAAACAGCAAAATATAACGATTGTATCGGTAAAAAATTACAACGCACTTAATATGAGCTTAGTGCGCTTTAACGCCCCGCAAGGTGTTAATTCTAAAAGTGAGTTATTAAAAGCGCTTAACTTAGATGAGTCTGCAATACTTGACCGAAACCACATTTACCAAGCGCAAACAGGCGAGCCTACCATTAAAGTAGCGCAAAATAAGCCTATTGCGCCCTACTGCACACAAAGCGTAAAAATCGGCATGATCGACAGCGCCATTAATACCAAACACAGTGCTTTTAAAGGCGCAAGTATCATCACACAAAGCTTTTTACCACAAGGGTTAAGCTCGCCAAATTTACACGGCACCGCCATAGCGGGATTAATTACGGGTAAAGGAGCAAAACTCAGCCCACTTTTAAGCAGTGCCAAGCTTTACAGTGCAGAGGTGTTTTATAGGCAATCTGAATATGCCCAAGGGGCTACTTTATTTGCCATAGTAGAGGCGCTTAACTGGTTAGTTAGTAATAAAATACCCGTAATAAATATGAGCCTAACAGGGCCAAATAACACAGTTTTAGAAGCAAGTATTACTGCTGCAATAAAACAAAACGTATTAATTGTAGCTGCTGCGGGTAACCAAGGGCCAGCGTCGCAGCCGTTATACCCAGGTGCGTATAAAAGCGTGATAGCGGTAAGTGCTATTGATTCAAAAAGCCAAATTTATAGATGGTCAAATAAAGGTGATTACATAGACTTTACAGCCTTTGGTGTAAATGTTGTTACAAGCCAAGGCAATGGAAAATTTGGAAGGGAGTCGGGTACGTCAATGGCGGCGCCGCATGTAAGCGCGGCATTAAGTTGTTTATTGTTAAAGCATGGTAATAATAGAACCAAAGCACTTAACGAGCTTACATCGCTTGCCAAAGATTTAGGTGAGCAAGGCAAAGACACCACCTTTGGTTATGGTGCCATTTACCCACCTAAAAGTGCACTTTAA
- a CDS encoding DUF6445 family protein yields the protein MIDFTLNKNKALQVHTVGEEKTPIIVIDDFVNNVDALINFAVFSQNARETFCTQESDFYPGVRKAAPLSYIEQLKALAPIINSHFDMADKNEFDVILSAFSIACTEPDELRPIQMLPHFDTPNMNQLAMVHFLCDETHGGTSFYKHKTLGYERITKERLMPYRQAIKQQAMAQKLHKNPHYINGSTVLFEQVYSVEAKLNRVVIYPSNLLHSGNINAANGYACDPINGRLTISSFAVLR from the coding sequence ATGATTGATTTTACACTTAACAAAAATAAGGCATTACAGGTACACACTGTAGGGGAGGAAAAAACCCCAATTATTGTTATTGATGATTTTGTAAATAATGTAGATGCACTTATTAATTTTGCTGTGTTTTCTCAAAATGCGAGGGAAACATTTTGCACACAAGAAAGTGACTTTTACCCAGGAGTAAGAAAAGCAGCACCGCTTAGTTATATAGAGCAGTTAAAAGCACTGGCTCCAATTATTAATTCACACTTTGATATGGCAGATAAAAACGAGTTTGATGTAATACTTTCTGCCTTTTCAATTGCATGTACTGAGCCTGATGAACTCAGGCCAATACAGATGCTTCCCCATTTTGACACACCCAATATGAACCAACTCGCTATGGTGCATTTTTTATGTGATGAAACACATGGGGGTACTTCATTTTATAAACATAAAACCCTAGGGTATGAACGCATAACAAAAGAGCGACTCATGCCTTATAGGCAAGCTATAAAGCAACAAGCCATGGCGCAAAAGCTTCATAAAAACCCACATTACATAAATGGCAGCACAGTTTTGTTTGAGCAAGTTTACAGTGTAGAGGCAAAGCTAAATCGGGTTGTTATATATCCAAGCAACTTATTGCATTCAGGTAATATAAATGCGGCTAACGGTTATGCCTGCGATCCAATTAATGGGCGTTTAACTATAAGTAGTTTTGCTGTTTTACGTTAG
- a CDS encoding DUF2496 domain-containing protein, with the protein MTNPLDQAPIHVKLAVDLIMLLEQHDLAPEDVLKALDIVKSDFENKLEKP; encoded by the coding sequence ATGACCAACCCACTTGATCAAGCCCCAATACACGTAAAACTTGCTGTAGATTTAATTATGCTTTTGGAGCAACACGACCTTGCCCCAGAAGATGTTTTAAAAGCACTCGATATTGTAAAAAGCGACTTTGAAAACAAGCTAGAAAAGCCATAA
- a CDS encoding SapC family protein, with the protein MENLVALEQSAHQHIKIDTQKAQSHAKNLNMIPVVMAELSQIAVQQPIVFAKNSETGEFTLNALLGFEQHENLFYQQSQWQGVYLPLQLQRQPFFVGDTHAQQTQYPVCINLNSPAVVDNSAQSENNLEPIYTQSAEESGYFKQIKQCLGHLLQGEIDNKKLIDTLLKYELLQPLSLEVTFENNQKTKLNGLYTINPDKLAQLNSEQITLLHQSALLPAIYTVITSLAQIYPLIERKNTMLNLADD; encoded by the coding sequence ATGGAAAATTTAGTCGCATTAGAGCAAAGTGCTCATCAGCATATAAAAATAGACACACAAAAAGCACAATCACACGCTAAAAATCTTAATATGATCCCCGTTGTTATGGCGGAGCTTAGCCAAATTGCCGTTCAGCAGCCTATAGTTTTTGCAAAAAACTCAGAAACAGGCGAGTTTACACTCAATGCTTTATTAGGCTTTGAGCAACATGAAAACTTGTTTTATCAGCAATCGCAGTGGCAGGGCGTATATTTGCCGCTTCAGTTACAGCGTCAGCCATTTTTTGTGGGTGATACTCATGCGCAGCAAACGCAATACCCTGTGTGTATTAATTTGAATAGCCCTGCAGTAGTTGATAACTCTGCGCAAAGCGAAAATAATTTAGAACCAATTTATACCCAAAGCGCTGAAGAAAGTGGCTACTTTAAACAAATAAAGCAGTGTTTAGGGCATTTATTACAAGGCGAAATAGACAATAAAAAGCTAATTGATACCTTGTTAAAGTATGAACTACTACAGCCATTATCGCTTGAAGTAACGTTTGAAAATAACCAAAAAACAAAGTTAAACGGCCTATACACTATTAATCCGGACAAACTCGCACAACTTAATAGTGAGCAAATTACGCTTTTACATCAAAGTGCTTTATTACCTGCCATTTATACAGTAATAACCTCACTCGCCCAGATATACCCATTAATAGAGCGTAAAAATACGATGCTTAATTTAGCTGATGATTGA
- a CDS encoding DMT family transporter has translation MSLASLLRLFFLAAIWGASFLFMRMAANSLGPAVLIEFRVGFAALTLFIVALYLKRRLAFTQHKKHFFIIGALNSALPFLLFAYAAQTISASTLSILNSTTPIWGAVVGIIWSKTKPTKSMVLGLLLGLIGVAILVGQNHFVLNSQSIIAIVAALSASLCYAIASHYTKNAPKLAPFDNAHGSMWAASFMVLPLILFMPMREMPTTNVMLGVLALGVVCTALAYILFFKLIEDIGPTSALTVTFLIPLFGIFWGHLILDEQIGPNTLLGALFVIVGTMLVTGFLPRKST, from the coding sequence ATGAGCTTAGCAAGTTTACTTAGGTTATTTTTTCTGGCTGCAATTTGGGGCGCCTCATTTTTATTTATGCGAATGGCCGCTAATAGTTTAGGGCCTGCGGTGTTAATAGAATTTAGAGTCGGCTTTGCGGCACTCACACTATTTATAGTTGCGCTGTATTTAAAGCGCCGATTAGCGTTTACCCAACACAAAAAGCACTTTTTTATCATTGGCGCACTTAACTCTGCCCTACCTTTTTTACTTTTTGCTTATGCCGCACAAACTATTAGCGCATCTACGTTATCTATTTTAAATTCAACAACCCCTATTTGGGGCGCTGTTGTGGGTATTATTTGGAGTAAAACCAAGCCTACTAAGAGTATGGTTTTAGGCTTGCTGTTGGGTTTAATAGGCGTGGCAATTTTAGTTGGGCAAAATCATTTTGTATTAAATAGTCAATCAATAATAGCCATAGTAGCGGCATTGAGCGCTTCGCTTTGCTATGCCATTGCATCCCATTACACAAAAAATGCGCCAAAGCTTGCACCGTTCGATAACGCACACGGCTCAATGTGGGCAGCGAGTTTTATGGTATTGCCCCTTATTTTATTTATGCCAATGCGTGAAATGCCAACCACCAACGTTATGCTCGGCGTTTTAGCCCTTGGCGTAGTGTGTACAGCGCTTGCTTATATTTTATTTTTTAAGCTTATTGAAGATATAGGCCCAACCTCTGCTTTAACGGTCACGTTTTTAATTCCACTATTTGGCATTTTTTGGGGACATTTAATTTTAGATGAGCAAATTGGGCCAAATACGTTATTAGGCGCATTATTTGTTATTGTGGGCACTATGCTGGTTACTGGATTTTTACCACGAAAAAGCACTTAG
- a CDS encoding dual specificity protein phosphatase family protein, with product MSAHPYDVLSLNNGANIIFTPCPGTKTQNLADSIATLKAAGTHMLLSLMPQKELEKNNVQTINNECNKHDITWFHLPINDDEAPKQPFTSSWNTHKTDILQAIQHKQTIAIHCKGGTGRTGLVAALILNSAGYTKEEVYSLVQGIRPKVLTIELQKEYFNNFEV from the coding sequence ATGAGCGCGCACCCATACGATGTTTTATCACTTAATAACGGCGCAAATATTATTTTTACGCCTTGCCCTGGTACAAAAACGCAAAACCTAGCGGATTCAATCGCTACATTAAAAGCCGCTGGCACTCACATGCTGTTATCGCTTATGCCGCAAAAGGAGCTTGAAAAAAACAACGTACAAACAATTAATAATGAGTGCAATAAGCACGATATAACTTGGTTTCATTTACCAATAAATGACGACGAAGCACCCAAACAGCCTTTTACATCAAGCTGGAACACCCACAAAACCGACATATTACAAGCCATACAACACAAACAAACCATTGCCATACATTGCAAAGGCGGCACTGGCCGCACAGGGTTGGTGGCTGCGCTTATTTTAAATTCGGCAGGTTACACAAAAGAAGAGGTATACAGCCTAGTACAAGGCATTCGCCCTAAAGTGCTAACTATAGAATTGCAAAAAGAATACTTTAATAACTTTGAAGTGTGA
- a CDS encoding tryptophan halogenase family protein, which yields MNQQDKKIKTVVVVGGGIAGWLTAGRLAAHHKSNTPDGLNVVLVESPNVPIIGVGEGTWPTMRSTLIALGISETDFIRECEASFKQGAKFAKWVDGSNDDFYYHPLVLPQGFSKTDMAGHWLNNTAESASFSNAVCYQEAICEQGLAPKTIRTPEYAAIANYAYHLDSAKFAVFLQKHCTQQLGVKHILADVTQVNSAKSGDISSVTTKQQGEISGDLFVDCTGFSSLLLGEHYKVPFKPCDDVLFIDTALAVQVPYDNEDESIASHTISTAQEAGWIWDIGLQHRRGVGYVYSSKYSSEAQAREKLKAYVGDKIESLTVRKIPIKSGHRSHFWQNNCVAVGLSAGFLEPLEASALVLVEMSAQMISEQLPHTRDIMDITAKRFNETFTYRWEKIIDFLKLHYILSNRDDNAFWRDNRDPKTIPQSLQDLMKLWQYRAPADHDFTSNNEVFPAASYQYVLYGMGFKSDYSTTAYMLKDTVFAKSQFDKNKSMINQAVTNLPSNRELLNKIKHHGFSAI from the coding sequence ATGAACCAGCAAGATAAAAAAATAAAAACAGTGGTTGTCGTTGGTGGAGGTATAGCGGGCTGGCTAACAGCCGGCCGATTAGCGGCGCACCATAAAAGTAATACCCCGGATGGTCTTAATGTTGTACTCGTTGAATCTCCTAATGTACCAATTATAGGTGTTGGCGAAGGCACTTGGCCTACCATGCGCAGTACTTTAATAGCGCTTGGCATTAGCGAAACCGACTTTATACGTGAGTGCGAAGCAAGCTTTAAGCAGGGGGCAAAATTCGCCAAGTGGGTGGATGGCAGCAATGATGATTTTTATTATCACCCATTAGTTTTGCCACAGGGCTTTTCAAAAACAGATATGGCAGGCCATTGGTTAAATAACACCGCTGAGTCAGCATCTTTTTCAAATGCAGTGTGTTACCAAGAAGCTATTTGTGAGCAAGGGCTTGCTCCTAAAACAATTCGCACCCCAGAATACGCAGCTATAGCCAATTATGCCTACCATTTAGACTCTGCAAAATTTGCCGTTTTTTTACAAAAGCATTGTACGCAACAGCTTGGCGTTAAACATATTTTAGCCGATGTGACGCAAGTTAATAGTGCTAAAAGTGGCGATATTTCAAGCGTTACCACAAAACAACAAGGTGAAATTAGCGGTGATTTATTTGTTGATTGCACCGGCTTTTCTTCATTGTTATTAGGCGAGCATTATAAGGTTCCTTTTAAACCGTGTGATGACGTGCTATTTATTGATACCGCCTTAGCAGTGCAAGTCCCTTATGATAATGAAGATGAGAGTATTGCATCTCACACAATTTCAACAGCGCAAGAAGCCGGTTGGATATGGGATATAGGGTTACAGCACCGCCGTGGTGTAGGTTACGTGTATTCGAGTAAATATAGTAGCGAGGCTCAAGCAAGAGAAAAGCTTAAAGCGTATGTAGGCGATAAAATAGAGTCGTTAACAGTTAGAAAAATCCCTATTAAAAGTGGCCATCGCTCACATTTTTGGCAAAATAACTGCGTTGCAGTTGGGCTTTCGGCTGGTTTTTTAGAGCCACTTGAAGCTTCTGCATTGGTATTAGTAGAAATGTCAGCACAGATGATCAGCGAACAGCTCCCCCATACCCGAGATATTATGGATATTACCGCCAAACGCTTTAACGAGACGTTTACCTATAGGTGGGAAAAAATAATCGACTTTTTAAAACTGCATTATATTTTATCAAACCGTGACGATAACGCATTTTGGCGCGACAACAGAGACCCAAAAACGATTCCTCAAAGCTTACAAGATCTAATGAAGTTATGGCAATACCGCGCTCCTGCTGATCACGACTTTACAAGTAATAATGAGGTGTTTCCAGCGGCGAGTTATCAATATGTTTTATACGGTATGGGCTTTAAAAGTGATTACAGCACAACTGCTTATATGCTTAAAGACACTGTTTTCGCTAAAAGTCAGTTTGATAAAAATAAGAGCATGATAAACCAAGCAGTCACAAACTTACCCAGTAACCGAGAGCTGCTTAATAAAATTAAGCACCATGGTTTTAGTGCTATTTAG
- a CDS encoding GNAT family N-acetyltransferase has product MLEIVATEDLKAAAQFTFNNMKPYYEIYAVDWDVEDIHQATKDLKNFDILCKGEHIGVVRLSFEEGRCQLRDIQIAAAYQNKGYGAHVIAKVVDIARQQSIKFIDLKVFQRSPAFKLYSRIGFAVDRKDVRFYYMSLQV; this is encoded by the coding sequence ATGCTAGAGATTGTTGCTACTGAAGACTTAAAGGCTGCCGCACAATTTACGTTTAACAATATGAAGCCCTATTACGAAATATATGCGGTAGATTGGGATGTAGAAGACATACATCAAGCAACCAAAGACCTCAAAAACTTTGATATTTTGTGTAAGGGTGAACACATAGGGGTAGTGCGTTTATCTTTCGAAGAAGGGCGTTGCCAACTTCGCGACATTCAGATTGCAGCTGCTTATCAAAATAAAGGTTATGGTGCTCACGTTATTGCTAAAGTAGTTGATATAGCTCGTCAACAAAGTATCAAATTCATAGACCTCAAAGTATTTCAGCGTAGCCCTGCATTTAAGTTATATAGCCGTATTGGATTTGCAGTCGATAGAAAAGATGTTCGCTTTTACTACATGAGCTTGCAAGTCTAA
- a CDS encoding exonuclease domain-containing protein, which translates to MKKELPAKYYLAHFRELIEFVTSKCMHLLEPKHSQFISKINQLDEQSQCMLARVYSRKPYLVQAQSLNYEEITSPHQAIYTLKTAGILYEPNAQHYKLLIAHLTKPMLVELLSNYSEQLSFKKSAAKGALVTIACQFFSERADDLAPLYSQYVINNREDYYEYFEFLFAGRLSNGDVNHQNRFVMRDLGLTATREGHSESLSRFNTLAEAQSNYVLNRYRLAFKNIGKTAGTAKAETVDDKTPYTELAHLVLAQPAHGAQAHDIKNKLLVRLYKQLKNTDSELAFSLLEGCTDYAEAQEIQIREQYRLGNKEWVKAQLEQIIENPLTDDLLYFADDFLMRKFNKQTRSRLSTMLADTQCVLEIDEIYRGDVEQGVNEHYTAKGLMVFNTENTLWQSLFGLVFWHELFIESPYPPCNEFDIYPQVLQLGNFYEAQSTQIDARLKSCSTNQALLNLVCKHAAQYFEQPNGLFRWRSNLLEPLEALILNSPLEALIAHLTAMSKHYLQLKDGYPDLMVINNGQVHFEEVKAPGDKLRRNQLTTIDNLKNVGFTVHIAAVKWFVDPNRVYSIVDIETTGGLKGGNRITEVGIVKLQHGKVIDTWTTLINPQRHIPGFITKLTGISDSMVYNAPVFAEIAQPLLDKLAGSIFVAHNVNFDYGFIKKECEVAGHFFKMPKMCTVVESRRAFKGLKSYSLGNLSAHFNLNLTSHHRALADATATAELLLLIQNSETLTQ; encoded by the coding sequence ATGAAAAAAGAATTACCAGCAAAATACTATTTAGCGCATTTTAGAGAACTTATTGAGTTTGTAACAAGTAAATGTATGCATTTACTTGAGCCCAAGCACAGCCAATTTATTAGTAAAATTAACCAGCTAGATGAGCAAAGCCAATGCATGTTGGCACGCGTGTATTCGCGCAAGCCTTATTTAGTACAGGCGCAATCGCTCAATTATGAAGAAATAACCTCGCCGCATCAGGCTATTTATACCCTAAAAACAGCGGGTATTTTATATGAGCCAAACGCGCAGCATTACAAGCTACTTATAGCGCATTTAACCAAGCCCATGCTGGTGGAGCTACTAAGTAATTATAGCGAGCAACTAAGCTTTAAAAAAAGCGCAGCTAAAGGGGCGTTGGTCACTATTGCGTGCCAATTTTTTAGTGAGCGCGCAGATGATCTTGCCCCTTTATATAGCCAGTATGTTATTAATAACCGTGAAGATTATTACGAGTATTTTGAGTTTTTATTTGCAGGGCGCTTAAGTAATGGCGATGTAAATCATCAAAACCGATTTGTTATGCGCGATTTAGGGTTAACCGCTACCCGCGAAGGGCACAGCGAGAGCTTGTCGCGCTTTAATACATTGGCTGAGGCGCAATCTAATTATGTTTTAAACCGTTACCGTTTAGCGTTTAAAAACATTGGCAAAACAGCCGGTACTGCAAAAGCTGAAACCGTGGATGATAAAACACCTTACACCGAGCTTGCGCATTTAGTTTTAGCGCAACCGGCGCACGGTGCACAAGCGCACGATATTAAAAACAAACTGCTGGTTAGGCTGTATAAACAACTTAAAAATACCGATAGCGAACTTGCCTTTAGCTTACTTGAAGGGTGCACCGATTACGCCGAAGCCCAAGAAATTCAAATAAGAGAGCAATACCGCTTAGGTAATAAAGAATGGGTAAAAGCGCAGCTAGAACAAATAATAGAAAACCCGCTCACCGATGACTTACTTTACTTTGCTGATGACTTTTTAATGCGTAAGTTTAATAAACAAACGCGTTCGCGCTTAAGCACTATGCTAGCCGACACCCAATGTGTACTTGAAATTGACGAAATTTACCGAGGCGATGTAGAGCAAGGCGTAAATGAGCATTACACCGCAAAAGGGTTAATGGTTTTTAATACCGAAAACACCTTATGGCAAAGCTTATTTGGTTTAGTATTTTGGCACGAGTTGTTTATAGAGTCGCCGTACCCGCCGTGTAATGAATTTGATATTTACCCGCAAGTTTTACAGCTTGGTAATTTTTATGAAGCACAAAGCACGCAAATTGACGCACGTTTAAAAAGCTGTAGTACTAATCAGGCGTTGCTTAATTTGGTATGTAAACATGCCGCGCAGTATTTTGAGCAGCCTAATGGGTTATTTAGATGGCGCAGCAATTTATTAGAGCCACTAGAGGCGCTTATTTTAAACAGCCCGCTTGAAGCGTTAATTGCGCATTTAACGGCCATGAGTAAACACTATTTACAGCTAAAAGACGGCTACCCCGATTTAATGGTTATCAATAATGGGCAAGTACATTTTGAAGAGGTAAAAGCCCCGGGCGATAAGCTTAGGCGCAACCAACTTACCACTATTGATAATTTAAAAAATGTAGGCTTTACGGTACATATTGCCGCAGTTAAATGGTTTGTAGACCCTAACCGTGTTTACAGCATCGTTGATATAGAAACCACGGGCGGCTTAAAGGGTGGTAACCGCATTACCGAAGTTGGCATAGTTAAACTGCAGCACGGTAAAGTAATAGATACTTGGACGACTCTTATTAATCCGCAGCGCCATATACCCGGCTTTATTACTAAGCTAACCGGCATAAGCGATAGCATGGTTTACAACGCGCCTGTATTTGCCGAGATAGCACAGCCACTATTAGATAAACTCGCAGGCAGTATTTTTGTAGCCCATAACGTAAACTTTGATTACGGTTTTATAAAAAAAGAGTGCGAGGTTGCAGGGCACTTTTTTAAAATGCCAAAAATGTGCACCGTGGTTGAATCGCGCAGAGCGTTTAAAGGCTTAAAGTCGTATTCGCTTGGTAACCTTAGTGCGCATTTTAATTTAAATTTAACCAGTCATCACCGCGCATTGGCCGATGCAACTGCCACTGCTGAGCTATTATTGCTGATACAAAATAGTGAAACGCTAACGCAGTAA